The sequence ataaaaatgaaggaaaagggtaaacaggtgacataggtaggactaataactgactccttggtgattaggTACTTGTTGAGCCATCTGTGCATAAGTACAATAAATGAACCTGTATTACACTTggtatggcatgtattcttgccatccgtgccatTTGGGTTAAGAAGTGACTGCACCCATGCTGTGACTAAATCCCATTACTCCAGCTACTCCagggaaacagacaaacattGCTGTGTGAACCAAAATCTTTCATAACCTGGGGGCCACACGCCCCCACCTCCATCTAATGCCTGTATTTCCTCATTGGGTTTCTCCCCCTgaacccccacatgaacaccagAGATGTACTCTCTGCTTGGCTTTAGTCTCAACCTATTTCCTTAATTTTTGATGTTATTCTTTGCTTGCTCAGATTACTGCATGTAACAGGGAGtatagtttttccctttctttgtcagGATCACTACATTTCCTGTAAATGTATACCATATCATTACATGTTGCATAACTCTTATTACCAACTTGCAAAGAAAACGCCATAGATGAAGTGTCTTATTTTAGGTATTTCTATACTTCTCAGGCAAAGTTTACCATATGATATCAGACTGAAACTGAAATTATAACCCCTGATGCTTTATTGCCTGCACATGGCCCAAAATTCAGaaattaggcttacttgagtagCCACTCTTATGGGTGTGTGGATTGTAGGCCAGATACACATGAACACTCGTGTGCAATGACAAGACTCCTTtctcctttgcaatgttattttctcttcctttttgtttaagcattttttgttctctctgtttccattttccagtgtctatatttgtcatttgaattGGTACATCCAGATGGAAATAGATTGTTTTCCCTGCACAGACCTCTAATTATCTCTCTAGGTAGGCCATAACTTAGTGCAATAATAACAAGGAGTAACATTTTgtgatttgtaatttttatttatttatccatttatttagttatttttgtaatattacatTTTCTCTAGCATAATACAACCTGCACCACTGGTACAGTGGGAAGGAATAGCATCCAGAGCATGGAAATAATGTCTTACCTGGAGCCAGCGCTCTTCCAGTCACGGCtcatggatggtacattccactCCAAGTGCTTTGTGCACTTGTGGCGAGTCAGCCCCGTCACTTCAGCCTTCTGCTGAAATTTCATGATGGGAAGTTCTCGTTACCCTGAACCTCAACCAAATTTTCCCATATCATGTTCACTTCACTCtcccctcaagccaaattttttcattatgtgaTGGTCACGTCATCCAGATGGCAGGGGTTTTACTTATGGTAATTGGAGTAGTGGCATTTCAGGTGGTAATTCTTTAGAATAGATTGGCCTGACTGAGCACGACAATAATGGCATGTAGGAAATATTCCCAGAAATATGCCCCATGCCCCCACATTCTTGGCCCCAATACCAGGGGAGGGCATAAAAGGTAACAGAAATTGTGGGGTGAAATATGAATACATCAAAtacattactgtaataataatatacccaGCCAAAGTCACTATAGTGTATAATGCAGTCGGCTGTACCCCCTgcaactccctctttctctggggTGCTACTTTCCTCTCACCCCACCCTGGAAACAAAGAATTCTCCCCATATCATGGCAGGATAGAGTGTATGACTGACATTCAGGATGAGTACCACAAGATACAACCTAGGAATAATGATTTGCTGAGCTGACAGATGAATGACGATGATCTAGAACACCCCTCATTCTAGTCTGAAGCTGCTAACTATATCACAGAGTAGTATGCCACTATTCATTCCCATACCCACAAGATTTGCTATTGCCCCATTCTGCCATACATATGTGAGGTATTCTTTGTAGTGTTGGGCATGGGTCAGGGGATTGCAGTCCCCTTTCAGGGGGGTTGCAAGAGATGCAGGCCCATAGGCATATTTGtgtatgatagtatatgtaaTCACAATGCCTGGGAGCATTTAATGCAGAGTCTGCCTTATGCTTTATCCTGCCATACTGACGGGGAAACTTCTTTGTTGTCAAGGGTGGGAATTAGGGGGCACTACCCCTGTGTAGTGGTTTAATAAACCTTGGTGAATTTTCAGTGGATGGCAATCAGGATTTCAGGCTAAACAATGTTTGGAATGGATACCTTGATGAAAACTTCCCATTTATGGCATTTCCTgtgcaaattgaaaataaagcAGATTTGTAACAGAATAGAGGAGATTGACTGATCTTTTTCTATGTCCTTCACTATGTTTGCATTGCAATTATATACTTTATCTGAACTGACAGGAGACTCCATTCCTTGACAAACGGCAATGAGAAATGTTTAAATTTTAGTGGAGTTGTTTCCAGGTAATTCTTAAAACAGTATAGTGGCTATGTAGAAGAAATAGACATTAATAACTATCACAATTTGATAACTGAGCCCATCAATTTCCCCATATGtcaaaaaaaaggttattagAAAGCAAGCAATTCATACAGTAGATGGAAAGAAAGGTGTTTcactatatagagatatttagtTATCAGTGAGCAAATAATATGTAAAAGCAATTGTATTAATCTGTAATTTATACAATTTTAGGTTGTCTTTCACCCACTGGCAAGGTAGTTGGGTTGGTTCTGACATATTGTATAGTAACCATGGAGTTAATGGTTTTTGATGGATTGAATGCCtgcatattttccccaaaaattggtTGGGTGCTCATAGTGTTTTTCAAAAGTTGGTGTATTGGCTAGTAGACTTTCAGTGATGGCAAACATTTCATTTGAGTTTCATTACCTGAGGTTTTTTTATGGTGCTTTTACACATTTTTGTTCAATAATCATTCTGTTTCATCCTGTTTTAGCCTGTGATTTCCTTgatatacttcatgccctccaCTGCTATCAGAATGATCATAACAAGATTGTTGACATATTGTGCAagggaaatgatcatcagattccaTCTCTTCACATttgaataaatatgatgatataaatattgccatgactgaaaaatttccccaaacctcaTATATCATGTAGACCTCTGAGGCAGTTGGTCTGAAAGTTTTGCCAGAGATAATTGGATCCCAACCTTTGTATACCAGCAGTAGTACAGTatgctgactcgaaccctcgaactcagattgccgtcgtttcagtcttgagtccgatgctctaaccactcggccaccgcggcctccatattattattattattatttttttatatatatatatatttttttttttatttatttattttttttcatgtttgagccaccgtggtcacagcatgatacttaattgtagttttcatgttgtgatgatattggagtgagtacgtggtagggttcctagttcctttccacggagagtgccggtgttaccttttaggtaatcattctctctatttatccgggcttgggaccagcactgatttgggctggcttgcccatccagtggctaggtaggcagtaggggggtgaagttccttgcccaagggaacaacgcgccgcccggtgactcgaaccctcgaactcagattgccgtcgtttcagtcttgagtccgatgctctaaccactcggccaccgcggccatgattttcttggcaattcagagcggcGGCTTGCCGCTGCCCACCACCCGGTGTTCCcattgagtcaccatctccatttacctggttctgggaccggcactgacctgggctggcccaCCCACCTAATGGCCAggcaggcaatagaggtgaagttccctgcccaagggaacaaagcgccggccggtgatttgaaccctcgaactcagattgccgtcgtaacagtcccgagtccgatgcttcaaccactcggccacctgaTGTagagttttattccattttttttaatattattactccaTTAGTGACTGCATTGTCCATTGCAGTTTTatgttatcagttttatttaaatatagatacttAGTACTTATATACCAAGAAGTCAATTACAAGGCCTTTTTGACTCATTGTTTCCCCAgttctcagtaaaaaaaaaaaaaaatcacctaaaGACTAATATTGTGTACTACGACAGATATTCCTAAATTATTATGGTATTCTATTACCAGTGGTTTACAATACTATGTAATGGCCTTTTCCATTCAAGGAATCGGGAATGATGGATAGGTTCAACCCATAAGCCGGAGGTAATGTAGGAATGAAAATAGGTTTTCCCAATCAAACTGCAATCCTTGCCTGAACTTTTCGTCTCAAAAATATGCGATTGTAATCATCCCAGTACTATTATTCGAAGAAACtgatgtattttgattttttttttcttgactccaGTGATATGTCTCCGTTTGTCGAGTAATGGCCTCCTCAGCTGTTCCTATGGAAGGCTTGTGCAAAGCAGCCCAAGAAAGCCATGTACTCCCTGAAGATTTATGCCATTGTTAGGtcataaaagcttttttttttttttttttttatttattttttttttttgtttttttttttttttgtgtgttgtgtgtgttgtgtgtgtgtgtgtggtgtttgttgagttgtggtgtgtgggtggtgtggtgtggtgacggtgtgtggtgtgtgtgtgtgtgaaataatgtcatgtgtacatgtatcaattgtatatattacaagttttttttacttaaagtgtgtgttgttgatataacattatatatattctataagatgatattgattttttattagtgatattatcattagaaatatCTATATTcctataactttatatatatcattcaataatagattattggtaatatatttatatattattagtcctatatatattatatgttatttattagtatatttagttgttatatttacacatatagtcaaccacatcacacacacacacttagtacaagcactttatatatgtgattacaTATGTCAGTGTAACATACTAtgagtacacaccacacacacacacaacagcacaacacacacaacatacacacacacacacaacatccacacatcacaacacacacacaacacactattatatgtgttgtgtgtgtgtgtgtgtgtgtgtgtgtgtgtgtggtgtgtgtatgttatgtatgtatgtattattgtatatatgttatgtatgttttgaATGCAATGTGTTTTCACAAAACAGGATGTATTGgccattttcattatatctttgtcagaatttCTGTGAagtataatcgaaactggtcttCCAATTCAATGTGTTTTCTGCATTTGTCACAACTTgaaatttgatatatgtatatgatggtgtgttgttgtgttgtgtgttgtgtgtgtgtgtgttttgtgattgtaatgtatgtattgtatgtatatgtatgtgtatgtgtgttgtgttgtgttgtgtgtggttgtgtatattatattagtatatgtatatatatatattatatatatattatatatatatgtatattgtatatgatattattatttggtatatTATGTGATAGTAGTTTTAGTATGTTATGATATtgacattttatacacacatgcacatgatacatgaacaacacacacacacatacacaacacacacacaaacacacacacacacacatactacagcacatacacaacacacacacacaacatcactaacacacacacacacacacacacacacacacacaacaattgtgtaataatatttataataatgatgatgatgattaatattagatggttataatttattataatgatgatgatgatatatataaatatataatatagaatgaaaaataatatatgataataataataataacagcaaaaataacaatattaatgataataataaagttagtataataataattatgataatgataataataataacaatagtaataatagtagtagtaatgatattagtaatgataataataatgattataaaaatagtgataataataataatagtaatagtaataatgatagttgataatattgttacactaatgataaagaattatgataacagttataatgtaaatacaattgaaaatgataattattatgatcacagGTTTGATTATGGCTCCCAATATTCACCTTCATCCATCAACTGCCCCTGCTTGATTTCTCTCCCTTGTGCTTGCAGGCAAACTAGATGACCAGGAGACCCCAGCTGGCCAGCACCCATTCCAGGAAAAAGAACCATTAGAAGCATTCCCCGATAATGTTAACCCAAACACAGGGGAGGTCGGAGGCCCTCGGGGACCGGAACCAACACGCTATGGGGACTGGGAGCGCAAGGGCCGTGTCACTGATTTCTAGTCTGTGGCAGTGGATGCAGTGGATTTGGCAAGGTGTGTTTAGCCAGAATGTATACAggtttttgttctgttcttgAATTTATTGTATAGGTATGTATTGCATTTGTAATTGTTGTgggtattattacttttatagttggattgttattgttgtaaaacTGCTcagttgattaatattattttcacttatattattttatcataattattgttaatgagTCTTTTCATAATTCCCATTTGTTTGCTCATGGTATTAATGCTGGATTTAAAAGATTtagtcatatatatgtttttgctcATATGGCCAGAAGGAAATTCTTATATACAAAATCACTCTTAAGGGGACTGTctctgagaggggagaggaggggtcacTTAGCTCACAGTATTCATACATGAATGAGGAAACTACCATACAACTGTTTGAGTTCACCTGAGGTTATTTCTTAGTTTATCAAGGGTTTAAGTACAAGAGGTTGGCAGTAACCAGGTCCACGTTCACGGACTTTTGTTTGTTCCAGACATACAAATGgcatatgataatgacattgatcaTAAGAGAGTTTGAAtttcaaagaatgaaaaaaaaagaaaaaaaagatcacaactatttatatgaatatttagtgatatttttctttctaaatgtGTCTACACATCTAATATGATTTGCATAGGGACTCcttgataatatatgtgtgtgtgtgtgtgtgtgtgtgtgtgtgttttcttgaaaACTGAGCTCTTTGAAAATATGCCCATCTACAgggacattttatttatttttattttatttttttcagcttgAAATATGACCATATTTTCatacctttttgtattttttaaagtattttgatTATTGTGTATGGaggtttattattaaaattttataaatttatttcagGTCTCAGGGAGCTGTTGATGAAAACGTAGCTTGGTCAAGGAGAAATGTCAGAAGAACAGTCAGATTGTTTGTAGATAAAAATGACTACACAGAGACTtgactgataataatcatgatgttaCTTAATGTACTTTTTTGTTAGTATCTGAGAATATGTAGGTAACACTATAATTTTTCTTAAATCCTGAATATTTGACATTTATTTAACAGGtgcattttgtctttgtttgaatctttatttcctttttcatttttattcttatgctTCCCAAGGAAGTGTTTCTAATATTGATTTTTCACTTAGTGATAATGACTATCCATGCAATTCGATACTTAACTCTAAAGTCGACTGATTATGAACTGTGatgcttatttttaaaattcactgTAAATAGAATTATGAAGAACTGGTATATTTTGTTTGATCTGGTTAACTTGCAGTGCCTGTTGCTCTGTGCATTGCTAGTCATGTCTAGAAACTTATATTTCATctgtatatactatttaaaagataatgaatatgtTGCAGAGACTGTACTTGTGTcatgttccctcccccctccccccccaaaaaaaaaaatatatatataatatatattaaaataataataataaattaaagtagaaacgaagaagaacaagaacaagaacaggaagaaaatcagggaaaagaagaaaaaagaaaaaaaataaatatatatatatatatatatatttttttttttttttttttttttttttttttttttttttttgtgtgtgtgtgtgtgtgtgtgtgtgtgtgtgtgtgtgtgtgtgtgtgtgtgtgtgtgtgtgtgtgtgtgtgttgtgatgctcttggagtgagtacgtggtagggtccccagttcctttccacggagagtgccggtgttaccttttaggtaa comes from Penaeus monodon isolate SGIC_2016 chromosome 2, NSTDA_Pmon_1, whole genome shotgun sequence and encodes:
- the LOC119582831 gene encoding succinate dehydrogenase assembly factor 4, mitochondrial-like; this translates as MSLHHNLFRQMRVIMSPLSRRMASSAGSSDGEACGRSQPKKAKTPIGKLDDQETPAGQHPFQEKEPLEAFPDNVNPNTGEVGGPRGPEPTRYGDWERKGRVTDF